A DNA window from Anaerocolumna sp. AGMB13020 contains the following coding sequences:
- a CDS encoding aldo/keto reductase, with protein sequence MQYRINPKNGDEISVLAFGCMRFKRDEKETEQQIIKAIEMGVNYFDTAYIYPGSEATLGRILSKGYRDKVKIATKLPPYLVKKKEDFDKIFHTQLERLKTDYIDYYLIHMLPNLDVWQRMISLGIEEWIEEKKAKGLIRNIGFSYHGGQEEFVKIVDAYPWEFCMLQYNYYDEFNQASKNGLLYAADKGLPIMIMEPLRGGKLVNLPKEALQVFDESEEKHSPAEWSFRWLWNHPQILTVLSGMNSQEMLQANVASACLAQADIITDKEKELYKRVKDVLNRSFLVPCTGCAYCIPCPHGVDIPMCFTCYNETAVTRKISARFNYIVRTAGHNSSKCVGCGLCEKHCPQSIAIRKELKAVTASLESFPYKPMAAFMNRFMKH encoded by the coding sequence ATGCAATACCGTATTAACCCGAAAAACGGAGATGAAATTTCTGTCCTGGCATTTGGCTGTATGCGTTTTAAACGAGACGAAAAAGAAACAGAACAACAGATAATAAAAGCAATTGAAATGGGTGTAAATTACTTTGATACTGCCTACATATACCCTGGCAGCGAAGCCACTCTGGGCCGTATCTTATCAAAGGGCTACCGCGATAAAGTGAAAATCGCAACCAAACTCCCACCTTATCTAGTTAAGAAAAAAGAAGATTTCGACAAAATATTTCATACCCAGCTGGAAAGGCTGAAAACGGATTACATCGACTATTACCTTATACATATGCTTCCCAATCTGGATGTATGGCAAAGGATGATAAGCCTTGGAATTGAAGAATGGATAGAGGAGAAAAAAGCGAAGGGCCTGATTCGAAATATCGGTTTTTCTTATCATGGCGGACAAGAGGAATTTGTTAAAATCGTTGATGCATATCCCTGGGAATTTTGTATGCTCCAGTACAATTACTATGATGAATTTAACCAGGCAAGCAAAAACGGACTGCTCTATGCAGCGGATAAAGGACTTCCTATTATGATTATGGAGCCCTTAAGAGGAGGCAAGTTAGTCAATCTTCCCAAGGAGGCTTTACAAGTATTCGACGAATCCGAAGAGAAGCATTCACCAGCTGAATGGTCCTTCCGCTGGCTGTGGAATCATCCCCAGATATTAACGGTGCTCTCCGGTATGAACTCACAGGAAATGCTTCAGGCCAATGTTGCTTCTGCCTGCCTGGCTCAGGCTGATATCATCACTGACAAAGAAAAAGAACTGTATAAAAGAGTAAAGGATGTCTTAAACCGCTCCTTTTTAGTTCCCTGTACCGGATGTGCTTATTGTATTCCATGTCCTCATGGGGTTGATATCCCTATGTGCTTTACCTGCTATAATGAAACTGCTGTAACCAGAAAAATCTCCGCCCGCTTCAATTATATTGTACGAACAGCCGGACATAATTCCTCCAAATGTGTGGGCTGCGGATTATGTGAAAAGCACTGTCCTCAGAGCATTGCCATACGTAAGGAATTAAAAGCCGTCACTGCTTCCCTGGAGAGCTTTCCCTATAAACCCATGGCCGCCTTTATGAACCGTTTTATGAAGCATTAA
- a CDS encoding TrkH family potassium uptake protein, translated as MKIKTLVLRFNNKLSPSQTIVISFVLLLLVGSILLYLPISRQSGVEVSYLDALFTTTSAVCVTGLVTLTTSATWSIFGKIVILCLIQLGGLSLITIFTFFLIHIGKKVTLKDRLAVQSAFNIQTLSGMVKFVNLVIRGTFIIEGIGAVFLFVFFLQQKMVWYQALAFGIFHSVSAFCNAGFDIIGELGMIPYVDSIILNLTIMSLIILGGIGFSVWRDIHLKVQAMLSRNSRKKLYLSLHTKLVLISTVTLIIAGALLIYFSEYSNPGTLGNLSQGKRILASFFQSVTLRTAGFATIPQNELNDTSKMISCILMLIGGSPGGTAGGIKTITVAIIICSVISTITGCRNITLFHRTIPVVTLQKAIAVVVIMLILWLSGTVLLSFTERYSAFDHTPMDILFEVASALGTVGLTTGITPYLSAPGKLILIVFMFIGRLGPIALLLSIASRNSEINGRINYPSEDIMIG; from the coding sequence ATGAAAATTAAAACACTTGTACTACGGTTTAACAACAAATTATCACCATCACAGACTATTGTTATCAGCTTTGTACTGTTACTGTTGGTTGGTTCAATTTTATTGTATTTACCAATTTCCAGACAAAGCGGTGTCGAGGTATCATATCTGGATGCTCTCTTTACAACCACTTCAGCTGTTTGCGTAACCGGATTGGTAACCCTTACCACCTCTGCCACCTGGAGTATTTTTGGAAAAATAGTTATACTGTGCCTGATACAGTTAGGCGGGCTTAGTTTGATAACCATTTTTACCTTTTTTCTTATTCATATAGGAAAAAAAGTTACTCTAAAAGATAGATTGGCAGTACAATCAGCTTTTAATATTCAGACGCTTAGTGGCATGGTTAAATTTGTAAACCTTGTAATCCGTGGTACATTCATCATAGAAGGAATAGGAGCCGTTTTCTTATTTGTATTTTTCTTACAGCAGAAAATGGTATGGTATCAAGCCTTGGCATTTGGTATTTTTCATTCTGTCTCTGCCTTCTGTAATGCTGGATTTGATATTATCGGAGAGTTAGGTATGATACCTTATGTGGACAGCATCATACTAAACCTTACTATTATGTCCCTGATTATCTTGGGAGGTATTGGTTTTTCTGTCTGGAGAGATATTCACTTAAAAGTCCAAGCTATGCTTTCACGCAATAGCAGAAAAAAGTTATATCTTTCTCTCCATACAAAACTGGTTCTAATCAGCACCGTTACTTTGATTATTGCCGGAGCTTTGTTGATTTATTTCTCAGAATATTCCAATCCGGGAACACTTGGTAATTTAAGCCAGGGTAAGCGAATACTAGCAAGTTTCTTTCAATCTGTTACATTAAGGACTGCAGGATTTGCTACTATTCCTCAGAACGAATTAAACGACACCTCTAAGATGATTTCTTGTATACTTATGTTAATCGGAGGGTCACCTGGTGGAACAGCAGGCGGCATAAAGACAATAACTGTGGCTATCATTATATGTAGTGTCATAAGTACCATAACAGGCTGTAGAAACATTACATTGTTTCACCGTACAATACCAGTTGTTACATTGCAAAAAGCGATAGCTGTAGTCGTAATCATGTTGATACTTTGGCTGAGCGGTACTGTCCTTTTATCTTTCACGGAAAGATATTCGGCTTTTGACCATACACCGATGGATATATTATTTGAAGTAGCCTCAGCACTCGGAACGGTTGGATTAACAACGGGAATAACGCCATATCTCTCGGCTCCGGGAAAGCTTATACTGATTGTATTTATGTTTATAGGAAGACTAGGTCCTATTGCTCTTCTATTATCCATAGCCAGCCGTAATAGTGAGATTAACGGACGAATAAACTATCCTTCTGAGGATATTATGATTGGATAG
- a CDS encoding potassium channel family protein → MKKFRISHNTQFAVLGLSKFGKGLTQALTDNGYHVLCCDIDEQIVQENLHIATHIIQADASDKAVLEKIGISNFDVVIIAFGRDFESAAVTATILKELKVNYIIVKANGIRQKQIFESIGVDRVILPEKEMGERVAYSLITNDLMDSIHRSDKYDIIEMKPLPEWEGKSLDKLRLRQTEAINVIAIIRENEVMAVLDAKTVLLPKDDLIVLKSR, encoded by the coding sequence ATGAAAAAATTTAGAATTAGCCATAATACGCAATTTGCTGTTTTAGGCTTAAGCAAGTTTGGAAAAGGACTGACACAAGCTCTTACTGACAACGGTTATCATGTACTATGCTGTGATATAGATGAACAGATTGTGCAGGAAAATCTTCACATAGCAACCCATATTATACAGGCTGATGCCTCTGATAAAGCCGTTTTAGAAAAAATAGGTATCAGCAATTTTGATGTTGTAATTATTGCTTTCGGCAGAGATTTTGAATCTGCTGCAGTTACCGCAACTATACTAAAAGAATTAAAAGTAAATTATATTATTGTAAAAGCCAATGGAATAAGGCAAAAACAGATTTTTGAGTCGATTGGTGTAGATAGGGTAATCCTGCCTGAAAAAGAGATGGGCGAAAGAGTTGCTTATAGTTTAATTACCAATGATTTAATGGATTCCATACATCGATCAGATAAATACGATATCATTGAAATGAAGCCTCTCCCTGAATGGGAGGGGAAAAGTCTTGATAAGCTAAGGCTCAGGCAGACAGAAGCCATTAATGTGATCGCAATTATCAGGGAAAACGAAGTTATGGCAGTTCTGGATGCGAAGACCGTCCTGCTGCCAAAGGACGATCTGATCGTCTTAAAATCCAGGTAA
- a CDS encoding Na+/H+ antiporter yields the protein MELFYGVLLMLGAILLSNILNRFLPSFSVPVIQIILGVIISLFPSVYHFTLDPELFLILFLAPLLFHDGMQADKKSLWELRKPIIMLGLGLVFFTVLAAGYLIHFMIPSIPLPAAFALAAALAPTDAVAVGSLGKRIKIPHSIMNLLEGEALINDASGIVSFQFAVAAMVTGSFSLLHAGIEFLYVALGGVMVGAVLTGLKYLIVKWVRILGMENVTFHLLIGILTPFLIFMAAEELHVSGILAVVISGVIHSIESRRLNPELATLKIASQSVWSTLTFILNGLVFVILGMQFPEIINTIWYDISFDNLKIIGYILVITLAMMLIRFLWSYFIVSEGQREEGNGEKKLGSIKESLVISMSGVRGSVTLATTLSLPFFLKDESNFPQRDLIIFLAAGVILLSLLIANFLLPLFFKEEVPLESDEEEREACLEIIERVIKQLNNLVDENNRFEMSKVTRNYILRAEELRNRNYAGNGLFEEEIQLRDQVLNWEIENTNKLLQNKVIEDKTAYQYLQILGEIKERNTTKRRGFKVAFLRQLIRNFKRMKAFSQKREIIYENRLQIAKLRKLNSQYVLAKLYEKKKQEKNLSINKLIAEYERLEAMMLEKIAAFMDKTELEGEGNHMKELPASEDQLAVSEAGDMTDLVSLGFQIERDGIQAMFEAGRISRDTVRKLRNNIALMELQIKNQDL from the coding sequence ATGGAACTATTCTATGGTGTGCTCCTGATGCTTGGAGCAATACTGTTATCGAATATATTGAATCGATTTCTTCCTTCTTTTTCTGTTCCAGTAATTCAAATCATATTAGGTGTAATAATATCCTTATTTCCTTCCGTGTATCATTTTACCCTTGACCCCGAGCTTTTTTTAATACTGTTTCTGGCACCGTTATTGTTCCATGACGGTATGCAGGCAGATAAGAAATCACTTTGGGAGCTAAGAAAGCCAATTATTATGCTGGGTCTGGGCCTTGTGTTCTTTACAGTGCTGGCAGCCGGTTATCTGATTCATTTTATGATTCCGTCAATTCCGCTGCCGGCAGCTTTTGCACTGGCAGCAGCTTTGGCACCAACAGATGCAGTGGCTGTTGGTTCTCTTGGCAAGAGAATAAAGATACCGCATTCTATTATGAATCTCCTGGAGGGGGAAGCACTTATTAATGATGCCTCTGGTATCGTAAGCTTTCAGTTTGCGGTAGCTGCTATGGTTACTGGTTCCTTCTCATTGCTTCACGCAGGAATCGAGTTCCTATATGTAGCGCTCGGGGGAGTAATGGTAGGTGCTGTTCTTACGGGTTTAAAATACCTTATCGTAAAGTGGGTTCGCATACTGGGAATGGAGAATGTTACCTTCCATCTACTGATTGGTATACTTACCCCTTTTCTTATCTTTATGGCTGCTGAGGAGCTTCATGTAAGCGGAATCCTTGCAGTTGTAATTTCCGGTGTCATCCATTCTATTGAAAGCAGAAGATTAAATCCTGAACTGGCAACCCTTAAGATTGCTTCCCAAAGTGTATGGTCCACACTGACCTTTATATTAAACGGGTTAGTTTTTGTTATATTAGGAATGCAATTTCCAGAAATCATTAATACCATCTGGTATGATATTTCTTTTGATAATTTAAAAATTATTGGCTACATTCTGGTTATAACTTTAGCGATGATGCTTATTCGTTTCTTATGGTCTTATTTTATAGTAAGCGAAGGTCAGCGGGAGGAGGGGAACGGGGAAAAGAAACTTGGCAGTATAAAAGAAAGCCTGGTAATCAGTATGTCAGGTGTCAGAGGAAGTGTAACGCTGGCAACAACACTTTCGCTACCCTTTTTCCTTAAGGATGAAAGTAATTTTCCGCAACGAGATCTTATTATCTTTTTGGCAGCGGGGGTTATCCTTCTTTCCCTGCTGATAGCAAATTTTCTGTTGCCGCTTTTCTTCAAAGAAGAGGTACCCCTTGAAAGCGATGAGGAGGAGAGAGAGGCATGCCTTGAGATTATTGAGCGTGTAATAAAACAGCTAAATAATCTGGTGGACGAAAATAACCGTTTTGAAATGAGCAAAGTGACAAGGAATTATATCCTGAGAGCAGAAGAGCTAAGAAATAGAAATTACGCAGGAAACGGGCTGTTTGAAGAAGAAATACAGTTAAGAGACCAGGTGCTTAATTGGGAAATTGAGAATACCAATAAGCTACTTCAGAATAAAGTAATAGAAGATAAGACTGCATATCAATATCTTCAGATTTTAGGTGAAATCAAAGAGAGAAATACCACAAAGCGAAGAGGCTTTAAGGTGGCGTTTCTCAGGCAGCTTATACGTAACTTCAAACGTATGAAAGCCTTTAGCCAGAAAAGAGAAATTATTTATGAGAACCGCTTGCAGATTGCCAAACTTCGTAAGCTCAACAGCCAATATGTATTGGCAAAGCTTTATGAGAAGAAAAAACAGGAGAAGAACCTGAGCATTAACAAACTAATTGCAGAGTATGAACGACTGGAAGCTATGATGTTAGAAAAAATAGCAGCATTTATGGATAAAACGGAGCTGGAAGGAGAAGGAAATCATATGAAAGAACTGCCCGCCTCCGAGGACCAGCTTGCTGTTTCGGAGGCGGGGGATATGACAGATCTGGTGTCCTTAGGCTTTCAAATAGAAAGGGATGGTATCCAGGCAATGTTTGAAGCAGGGAGGATATCCAGAGATACCGTCAGGAAACTTCGGAATAATATAGCTTTAATGGAATTACAGATTAAAAACCAGGACTTATAA
- a CDS encoding J domain-containing protein produces the protein MITDPYKSLGVSPNASNDEVKRAYRELSRKYHPDSNVDNPLSDLAAEKFKEVQAAYDQIMKEREGGYSSSSSGYGRPEGSSGDSAELNTVYNYLNGRRYREALNTLSNIYPRTARWYYYSAIANAQTGNNYVALNHAREAVNMEPNNVEYRNLLNQMDWQGRRYDNTRQQSYGGYGGGCGSGNFCCDLCIADSLCECMGGDLCGCF, from the coding sequence ATGATAACAGATCCTTATAAATCCTTAGGAGTATCTCCAAATGCATCCAATGATGAAGTAAAAAGAGCGTACCGGGAATTAAGCAGAAAATACCATCCGGATTCCAATGTGGACAATCCATTGTCAGATCTTGCCGCAGAGAAATTCAAGGAAGTGCAGGCTGCCTATGATCAGATCATGAAGGAAAGAGAAGGTGGTTACAGCAGCAGCAGTTCCGGTTACGGAAGACCTGAAGGAAGCTCCGGTGATTCAGCAGAGCTCAATACGGTATACAATTATCTGAACGGAAGACGTTACAGAGAGGCACTTAATACCTTAAGCAATATTTATCCAAGAACGGCAAGATGGTATTATTACAGTGCTATTGCCAATGCCCAGACGGGTAATAATTATGTGGCTTTAAATCATGCAAGAGAAGCCGTTAACATGGAACCGAATAATGTAGAATACAGAAACCTGCTGAATCAGATGGATTGGCAGGGCAGACGTTATGACAATACCAGACAGCAGTCCTATGGCGGTTATGGAGGCGGCTGTGGCAGCGGTAATTTTTGCTGTGATTTATGTATTGCGGATTCCTTATGTGAATGTATGGGAGGGGATTTGTGCGGATGTTTCTAA
- a CDS encoding DUF1836 domain-containing protein gives MFTVKDILNYRCPRWKEWPAIELYMDQVISLLEENVSFFYEDSSVKPVTSTMINNYVKQKIIVPSKNKKYQREHLAYLYVLFLLKPVLSLTDISRSISLLQNSDNYEEAYNLFCDELEAALAMAFGNKEETIVHKPNDIIQTMALSFSYTLLARYYISAQELT, from the coding sequence ATGTTTACTGTAAAGGATATCCTGAATTATCGCTGTCCAAGATGGAAAGAATGGCCAGCCATTGAATTGTATATGGACCAGGTTATCAGCCTTTTGGAGGAGAATGTTTCTTTCTTTTATGAAGATTCTTCCGTTAAGCCCGTTACTTCAACTATGATAAACAACTATGTGAAGCAAAAAATTATTGTCCCATCAAAAAATAAAAAATACCAAAGAGAGCATCTGGCTTATCTTTATGTGCTCTTTTTGCTAAAGCCAGTGTTAAGCCTGACGGATATCAGCCGTAGTATTTCTTTGTTACAGAACAGTGACAATTACGAAGAGGCCTACAACTTATTCTGCGATGAGCTTGAAGCCGCTCTTGCTATGGCTTTTGGCAATAAGGAGGAGACAATTGTTCATAAACCAAATGATATCATACAGACAATGGCTTTGTCCTTTTCTTATACGCTTCTTGCCAGATACTATATCTCTGCCCAGGAGTTAACCTAA
- the vanT gene encoding serine racemase VanT catalytic subunit → MNVSINNTISVMKPQTSEKNRAWLTIDTNNLLHNVKELQGIMKGDCKMMAVVKANAYGHGSVETAVSLNNAGIKNFAVATLNEGIELRLNGIRGDILVLGYTDVSYARELKEYRLTQTVVDYTYGMELENKKIPVNVHIKIDTGMHRLGMEAKDMERIKEIFSFKYLNVTGMFTHLCAADSRSLEDIYFTEKQIERFHQLVNELKAIGIKVPVHIQSSYGLLNYQELSCDYARIGIAMYGCLSSAKDKTVIMPELKPVLSLQSRLVLTRNIPAGECVGYGRVYQASEDRTIGILAVGYGDGYPRELSEGKGQVLIKGVKVPVIGRICMDQLMIDITGLPGIKRGDIGTLIGGSANEMIPADEVADSAGTIANELLSRLGNRLPRIYT, encoded by the coding sequence ATGAATGTAAGTATAAATAATACAATTTCAGTGATGAAACCGCAGACTTCTGAGAAGAACCGAGCTTGGCTTACCATAGATACCAACAATCTGCTCCATAATGTAAAGGAGCTTCAGGGAATAATGAAAGGTGACTGTAAAATGATGGCAGTTGTGAAAGCCAATGCTTACGGACACGGAAGTGTTGAAACAGCAGTTTCATTAAATAATGCCGGAATAAAAAATTTTGCAGTAGCCACCTTAAACGAAGGCATTGAGCTTCGCTTAAACGGTATCCGTGGAGATATTCTGGTGCTGGGTTACACCGATGTTTCCTATGCCAGAGAACTTAAGGAATACCGTCTTACACAGACCGTAGTTGATTACACCTATGGAATGGAACTGGAAAATAAAAAGATACCTGTAAATGTTCATATAAAAATAGATACCGGTATGCATAGGCTGGGAATGGAAGCGAAGGATATGGAAAGAATAAAAGAAATCTTTTCCTTTAAGTACCTGAATGTTACCGGTATGTTTACGCACCTGTGTGCTGCCGACAGCAGAAGCCTGGAAGATATTTATTTTACGGAAAAGCAGATAGAACGCTTTCATCAGCTTGTGAATGAGCTAAAGGCGATAGGAATTAAGGTACCGGTTCACATACAAAGTTCCTATGGCTTATTAAACTACCAGGAACTGTCCTGTGACTATGCCAGAATTGGAATTGCAATGTATGGCTGCTTAAGTTCTGCAAAAGACAAGACAGTAATAATGCCGGAATTAAAACCAGTATTGAGCCTGCAGTCAAGATTGGTGCTCACACGAAATATACCGGCAGGCGAATGCGTCGGATACGGAAGAGTTTATCAGGCGTCGGAGGATAGAACCATTGGAATATTAGCAGTAGGTTATGGGGACGGTTACCCCAGAGAACTTTCAGAGGGTAAGGGACAGGTTCTTATAAAAGGCGTAAAGGTACCGGTAATCGGCCGCATTTGCATGGATCAGCTTATGATTGACATAACAGGGTTACCGGGTATTAAGAGAGGTGATATAGGAACACTTATTGGAGGCAGTGCAAATGAAATGATTCCGGCTGATGAAGTTGCTGACAGTGCAGGAACCATTGCAAATGAACTTCTCAGCAGACTGGGAAACAGGCTGCCTCGTATATATACCTGA
- a CDS encoding acyltransferase produces MKNELSDTKKAYPDIDVFRIVAAILVVAIHTSPLTSYNGYADFLLTRVVGRVAVPFFFMVTGFFLYDEVIIQRNKLNAFLKKTSLYYMGAILLYLPINWYSGYFNSEKLGSKIIRDVLLDGTMYHLWYLPAAVIGSIIAYYALKYLSLQGAFALTFVLYLLGMLGDSYYGLTKSIPALNGLYNNLFQVMDYTRNGIFFAPVFFVLGAMSKKRRCEFKKSLIFTVVCLLLMALEGTILKSNNLMRHDSMYLLLVPLMYFLFSMLLQRRGTQKRGFRDISLIIYIIHPLIIILIRGASKIAGIERWTVYNSLLHFLLTAIFSFLAGLVITNVLQKLRLKSST; encoded by the coding sequence GTGAAGAATGAATTGTCAGATACCAAGAAAGCTTACCCGGATATAGATGTCTTTCGAATAGTGGCAGCAATTCTGGTAGTTGCTATCCATACCTCACCCTTGACCTCCTACAATGGTTATGCTGACTTTTTGCTTACCAGAGTAGTGGGGAGAGTGGCGGTCCCCTTCTTTTTTATGGTAACAGGGTTCTTTTTATATGATGAAGTGATAATACAAAGAAATAAGCTAAATGCTTTTCTTAAAAAAACATCGCTTTATTATATGGGAGCCATACTATTATATTTGCCCATTAACTGGTATTCCGGTTATTTTAATAGCGAAAAGCTGGGAAGTAAAATTATACGTGATGTACTTTTGGATGGAACCATGTATCATCTCTGGTACCTGCCGGCAGCGGTTATAGGAAGTATCATCGCTTATTATGCCTTGAAGTACCTGTCACTGCAAGGGGCCTTTGCGCTGACATTTGTTCTTTACCTTCTTGGAATGCTGGGGGACAGCTACTATGGATTGACCAAATCAATTCCGGCTTTAAATGGATTGTACAACAATTTGTTTCAGGTTATGGATTATACCAGAAATGGAATATTCTTTGCACCGGTGTTTTTTGTACTGGGGGCAATGTCAAAGAAACGGCGATGTGAATTTAAGAAGTCACTTATCTTTACTGTTGTCTGTTTGTTACTAATGGCGTTAGAGGGAACAATTCTGAAAAGCAATAACCTGATGAGACATGACAGCATGTATCTGCTGCTGGTACCACTAATGTATTTTCTATTCTCAATGCTTTTGCAGCGAAGAGGAACACAAAAACGAGGATTTCGTGATATCTCCTTAATCATCTATATTATCCACCCCTTAATTATCATACTCATAAGAGGTGCATCGAAAATCGCAGGGATTGAAAGGTGGACGGTTTATAACAGCTTGCTTCATTTTCTCCTGACGGCGATTTTTTCTTTTCTGGCAGGATTGGTCATTACAAATGTTTTGCAGAAACTTCGCTTGAAATCCTCAACTTAA
- a CDS encoding M15 family metallopeptidase encodes MNNKRITMSDTEKGCLILVNRDHPIKGETSGKLINIGVEGVLLESRAAAMLTQLLKDIRGEEDITAVSGYRSYKEQEEIFQDSLQENGREFTEKYVAYPGCSEHQTGYAIDLGETAEEINFLCPDFPYAGTPQKFRDKAADYGFIQRYEKEKESVTKIGHEPWHFRYVGYPHSRIMKDNHLSLEEYMELMEEHPYGVNPFVFHGNKQSFEIGCLKLEKEEQEITLREDIIYQISGSNRKSVIITLWKEQNGEE; translated from the coding sequence ATGAATAATAAAAGGATAACGATGTCTGATACCGAAAAAGGGTGTCTTATCCTGGTTAACAGAGATCATCCCATAAAAGGTGAAACTTCAGGAAAGCTGATAAATATTGGCGTAGAGGGAGTGTTACTTGAAAGCAGGGCTGCCGCTATGCTGACACAGCTGTTAAAGGATATCAGGGGGGAAGAAGATATAACAGCGGTAAGCGGATACCGCAGTTATAAAGAGCAAGAGGAAATCTTTCAAGATTCCCTCCAGGAAAACGGAAGAGAATTTACGGAAAAGTATGTAGCATATCCAGGATGCAGTGAGCATCAGACCGGATATGCCATCGATCTTGGAGAAACTGCAGAGGAAATTAATTTTCTCTGTCCTGATTTTCCTTATGCGGGCACACCTCAGAAGTTTCGGGATAAAGCGGCAGATTATGGTTTTATACAGCGGTATGAGAAAGAGAAGGAAAGCGTCACAAAGATTGGTCATGAACCCTGGCATTTCCGCTATGTAGGATATCCTCATTCCAGAATTATGAAGGATAATCACCTTTCCCTGGAGGAATATATGGAACTTATGGAGGAGCATCCTTATGGGGTAAATCCATTTGTCTTTCATGGAAATAAACAGAGCTTTGAGATTGGCTGCCTCAAACTGGAGAAAGAGGAACAGGAAATTACTCTCCGTGAAGATATCATATATCAGATTTCAGGCAGTAATCGAAAAAGTGTAATCATAACACTCTGGAAGGAGCAAAACGGTGAAGAATGA
- the vanG gene encoding D-alanine--D-serine ligase VanG, with translation MLKFKKNIAVLFGGNSTEYEVSLQSAYSILSVLENSDKYNIIRLGITREGEWYRYNGPLEDLQTDEWRKNTEFLSPALISPDRRVKGMIEFGKKGMKTTTLHGVFPVLHGKNGEDGTVQGLIELAGIPLIGCGTEASALCMDKDRAHKLVKEAGITVPKAVLLTKAEKEDDLLKALGELTCPLFVKPVKAGSSFGITKVTRKEALMEAVEAAFKHDSEVLIEENIEGFEVGCAIMGKEELLIGEVDEIQLADGFFDYTEKYTLKSAVIHMPARINEETRERIRKAAAMIYKTLGCKGFARVDMFLTKEGGIVFNEVNTIPGFTSHSRYPGMMKGIGLSYEEILDRLIGEELGL, from the coding sequence ATGTTAAAATTCAAAAAAAATATAGCAGTATTATTTGGAGGTAATTCTACGGAATATGAGGTATCCCTTCAATCTGCGTATTCCATTCTTTCGGTATTAGAGAATAGTGATAAGTACAATATTATTCGTCTGGGGATAACCAGGGAGGGCGAATGGTATCGCTATAATGGGCCATTAGAAGACCTTCAGACTGATGAATGGAGGAAGAATACAGAATTTTTAAGTCCCGCTCTGATATCACCGGATAGAAGAGTAAAAGGTATGATAGAATTCGGAAAAAAAGGAATGAAAACTACCACACTTCATGGTGTCTTTCCCGTGCTTCACGGAAAGAACGGGGAAGACGGCACAGTTCAGGGACTGATTGAACTGGCAGGCATACCGCTTATTGGCTGCGGTACGGAAGCTTCCGCACTTTGTATGGATAAGGACAGAGCACACAAATTAGTCAAGGAAGCAGGTATAACAGTGCCAAAAGCAGTACTCCTTACAAAAGCAGAGAAAGAAGATGATTTATTAAAGGCACTGGGAGAACTAACCTGTCCCCTCTTTGTAAAGCCTGTAAAAGCCGGTTCCTCTTTTGGAATAACCAAAGTAACCAGGAAAGAAGCACTGATGGAAGCTGTTGAAGCAGCTTTTAAACATGATTCGGAAGTTCTGATTGAAGAAAATATTGAGGGGTTTGAAGTAGGCTGTGCCATTATGGGAAAAGAAGAACTGCTAATTGGTGAAGTAGATGAGATTCAGCTGGCAGACGGTTTCTTTGATTATACAGAGAAATATACCTTAAAAAGTGCTGTTATCCATATGCCTGCCAGAATTAACGAAGAGACCAGGGAGAGAATCAGAAAAGCTGCTGCGATGATTTACAAAACCCTTGGATGTAAGGGCTTTGCCAGAGTTGATATGTTTTTAACAAAAGAGGGAGGTATTGTCTTCAATGAAGTAAATACCATACCGGGTTTTACGTCTCACAGCAGGTATCCGGGTATGATGAAGGGTATCGGTTTATCTTATGAAGAAATTCTTGACAGGCTAATAGGAGAGGAGCTGGGCTTATGA